The following coding sequences lie in one Pontibacter sp. G13 genomic window:
- a CDS encoding thioredoxin family protein, translating to MEKTQLLKQAVAKAMDYSAYRQLIDELLEAGKTTGPKQSEELTGYTKLNVQRMNRLDKTVKILPEITMALEALNQPLTWLIITEGWCGDAAQIVPVLQKLTDATPNIDLKLVLRDENPDLMDLYLTNGSKSIPKLIVLDEDYREIAVWGPRPQSIQEVITDAKSRGIDMKEVIEKAHLAYARDKTRSTQLEMLQLLDQLHLVLV from the coding sequence ATGGAAAAGACCCAATTGCTCAAGCAAGCCGTTGCCAAGGCGATGGATTACAGCGCCTATCGGCAGCTTATCGACGAGTTACTCGAAGCCGGAAAGACCACTGGACCTAAACAGTCTGAGGAATTGACGGGATATACCAAGCTGAACGTGCAGCGCATGAATCGGCTGGACAAGACGGTCAAGATCCTACCTGAGATCACGATGGCTTTGGAGGCGCTGAATCAGCCCTTGACATGGCTGATCATTACCGAAGGATGGTGTGGCGATGCCGCCCAGATTGTTCCGGTCCTACAAAAACTGACGGATGCCACGCCCAATATTGATTTGAAGCTTGTGCTCCGAGATGAAAACCCAGATCTGATGGATCTGTACCTGACCAACGGTTCCAAATCCATCCCCAAACTGATTGTGCTGGATGAAGACTATCGCGAAATCGCAGTTTGGGGACCTAGGCCGCAGTCCATTCAGGAAGTGATCACAGATGCAAAAAGCAGAGGGATCGACATGAAGGAGGTCATCGAAAAGGCCCATCTCGCCTATGCAAGGGACAAAACCCGTTCTACGCAGCTCGAAATGCTACAACTCCTCGATCAACTGCACCTTGTGCTGGTCTAG
- a CDS encoding isoprenylcysteine carboxylmethyltransferase family protein, with translation MEIIEFWKIVSLALIWIGYYALHSLLASTAFKRRLLAKWPNFGRHYRLTYNAVAILTLGAGFLWQRQLAIQSPLELPAWSWMMGAAMILVGSVLMKWAMRGYNLREFAGLDSPRHSGGKLYTGGMNAWVRHPLYFAGIWILMGAYLVRPSGGMAIFVAISLIYLIIGTKWEERKLIDEFGDEYLQYQRKVKMLIPYIF, from the coding sequence ATGGAAATCATCGAGTTTTGGAAAATCGTGTCTCTTGCCCTGATCTGGATCGGGTACTATGCCTTGCACAGCCTGCTCGCGAGCACCGCATTCAAACGGCGCCTCCTCGCCAAGTGGCCTAATTTTGGGAGGCACTATCGCCTTACCTACAATGCAGTGGCAATTCTGACGCTAGGTGCGGGATTTCTTTGGCAGCGACAGCTCGCCATTCAATCTCCGCTTGAGTTACCTGCATGGAGCTGGATGATGGGGGCGGCCATGATACTTGTGGGAAGCGTTCTGATGAAATGGGCTATGCGGGGATATAATCTCCGTGAGTTTGCAGGATTGGACTCCCCTAGGCATTCGGGAGGCAAGCTGTACACAGGCGGTATGAATGCCTGGGTTCGGCATCCTCTCTACTTCGCAGGAATCTGGATCTTGATGGGGGCATATTTGGTGAGACCTTCAGGAGGGATGGCCATATTCGTGGCGATATCACTGATCTATTTGATCATAGGCACCAAGTGGGAAGAGCGGAAACTGATCGATGAATTTGGGGATGAATATCTCCAGTATCAGCGGAAGGTGAAGATGCTCATTCCTTATATATTCTAA
- a CDS encoding TIGR03364 family FAD-dependent oxidoreductase, producing the protein MQADLIVVGGGILGTFHAYHALKRGLKVILFERNQRPQGATVRNFGQVVPSGLNRKWQAFGRRSLEIYRDLQAEADISIRQQGTMYLASNAEELTLIQELNQINDTSGYRSELWDAQACKKRYPGLQDSYCQGGLFFPQEVTVEPDQMIHRVLGLLVEQYGLQYNPSTRIDAVESEGAGCKVRDHRGKEYHAAQTIVCSGVECQSLFPEIIEESDLVVSKLQMLQTVPQPSQVLPGSILTGWSIRRYESFVECPSYVTIKVGEDPDSPQRKWGVHILFKQALDGSVIVGDSHEYAPIARQEELGFDLKADINRFMMDESRKIIQLQDDRIRTSWAGFYSQTPDGNLFTHTIDARIHLITGIGGKGMTSSAGYAEKRIEELFNLQPS; encoded by the coding sequence ATGCAAGCAGATCTGATCGTGGTGGGCGGCGGGATTTTAGGCACTTTCCATGCCTATCATGCCCTCAAGAGAGGACTCAAGGTGATCCTCTTCGAACGCAATCAACGTCCTCAAGGAGCTACCGTACGCAATTTCGGGCAGGTAGTACCCTCTGGCCTCAACCGAAAATGGCAAGCTTTCGGCCGACGAAGTCTGGAGATCTATCGGGACCTTCAAGCTGAAGCCGATATCTCCATTCGCCAGCAGGGAACCATGTATCTAGCGTCCAATGCTGAAGAGCTGACCCTGATTCAAGAGCTGAACCAGATCAATGATACCTCTGGATACCGTTCTGAGCTTTGGGATGCCCAAGCATGCAAAAAAAGATATCCCGGTCTTCAAGACTCCTATTGCCAAGGGGGGCTATTCTTCCCGCAGGAAGTCACCGTCGAACCCGACCAGATGATCCATCGGGTGCTGGGATTGCTGGTTGAGCAATACGGGCTTCAATACAATCCTTCTACGCGGATTGATGCTGTGGAATCCGAAGGTGCAGGATGCAAGGTCCGAGATCATCGCGGCAAGGAGTATCATGCGGCTCAAACCATTGTCTGCAGCGGAGTCGAATGCCAGAGTTTGTTTCCCGAAATCATCGAGGAAAGCGACCTTGTGGTTTCCAAGCTTCAGATGCTTCAGACCGTTCCACAACCTTCACAGGTTCTGCCCGGAAGTATCTTGACTGGTTGGTCGATTCGACGGTACGAAAGTTTTGTGGAATGTCCTTCCTATGTCACCATCAAGGTTGGTGAAGATCCGGATTCTCCCCAGCGAAAATGGGGCGTACATATCCTCTTCAAGCAAGCTTTGGACGGTTCGGTCATCGTGGGTGATTCGCATGAATATGCCCCCATTGCCCGACAGGAGGAATTGGGGTTTGATCTGAAAGCAGATATCAATCGGTTTATGATGGATGAATCCCGCAAAATCATCCAGCTCCAAGATGACCGCATTAGAACCTCGTGGGCTGGCTTTTACAGCCAAACTCCCGATGGGAATCTATTTACGCACACCATCGATGCTCGCATTCACCTGATTACAGGCATCGGCGGTAAGGGGATGACCAGTAGCGCCGGGTATGCGGAAAAACGAATCGAAGAACTATTCAATTTGCAACCTTCATGA
- a CDS encoding HAD-IA family hydrolase — MIQLIISDMAGTTVKDNHEVEACFAQAAQQTGLNMTDEEILGAQGWAKRYVFETYWERQMGARNDEWAKQVEHSYQTFKEILEEHYRVAEIVPTDGTPELFEYCRTHGIKIALTTGFYRKVADIILERLGWLDGLDSQRLGSADSIIQLSITSDEVAQGRPAPDMIQQAMERLGVTDLSAVLKVGDTPSDLQAGKAAGVGFTFGLTNGTHTEDQLVGFEHDQLVGSMHEVVEFLKSKETVS; from the coding sequence ATGATCCAACTCATCATAAGCGACATGGCCGGTACCACGGTCAAGGACAATCACGAGGTCGAAGCCTGTTTTGCGCAAGCGGCCCAACAAACCGGTCTGAATATGACCGATGAAGAAATTCTCGGAGCTCAAGGTTGGGCCAAGCGGTATGTATTCGAAACCTATTGGGAGCGACAGATGGGTGCCCGCAATGACGAATGGGCCAAACAGGTGGAGCATTCCTACCAAACCTTCAAGGAAATATTGGAGGAGCATTATCGGGTGGCAGAGATTGTTCCCACCGACGGGACGCCTGAGCTGTTTGAATACTGCCGGACTCACGGGATCAAGATTGCGCTGACAACTGGATTTTACCGCAAGGTGGCAGACATCATTTTGGAGCGTCTGGGATGGTTGGATGGATTGGACAGTCAGCGCCTAGGAAGTGCAGATAGTATCATCCAATTGTCTATCACCAGTGACGAGGTAGCGCAAGGACGACCAGCGCCGGACATGATTCAGCAGGCGATGGAGCGACTCGGAGTGACGGATTTGAGCGCAGTCCTGAAAGTGGGCGATACCCCATCTGATCTTCAAGCCGGAAAAGCTGCCGGAGTGGGTTTCACTTTTGGCCTTACCAATGGGACGCATACAGAGGATCAATTGGTAGGCTTTGAGCATGACCAGTTGGTAGGTTCCATGCACGAGGTGGTGGAATTCCTCAAATCCAAGGAGACGGTCAGCTAG
- a CDS encoding S8 family serine peptidase, which produces MNSPLVRLHIGFCVLMLILLNSSQVVAQLVWWQPGQSHVLVPDPDRALIHFSGGMSATDERMLHQSGISGSQTFNLGNRGLAMLEGKAMRSLNHILAQTNSRSEGPIQSFPGYLLDGNPVWLSNRLLLEVKAGVDPEEIQILLGEGKQGTTPGGITYAEYPTAEEALMISQELVKGSWVEWAHPDMWVQSQKHSLNNAPRCEPNDPYWNLQYYAHNEGNYSFFIYPYMRSLEDLDVDAPEAWCITKGSSDLIVAVIDEGVEAHEDLEDDATGESRVLNGYSAVEPTNTTGAPFTNDAAHGQAVSGIIAASHNDLGVAGIAPEVKVLPIHVYIDPPSLASEFADAIQYAWQNGADVINNSWTLVSCFDAGTFPVLEDAIEDARTYGRNGKGCIVNFATGNREALITETCLSYPANLPTTFTAGGISPTGTLPGWAKYGSELDVVVPSNPDNISNVFVMDRMGNLGFNNDAITYEESSNTNYSRYFGGSSVACATVSGIAALVLATNPNLTVSEVESILRSSATDVGSTGRDDFFGYGIVNAYEAVQAALAVLPVEWGKVEASLIQSDVEVSWSTFSEIHVQHFEVERWNGQQFHAIGEIPAQGTASSYRFADHNPPLGNAIYRIKSVDIDGSYSYSEVVEVKIGRIGAPVWIESPIQDALYIHLTGGDFSALQILDVQGRILHDWKGELHVQDELISWPVSNMPAGHYFLKFRQHGLEEVVKFVKY; this is translated from the coding sequence ATGAATTCACCTCTCGTTCGTCTGCATATAGGATTTTGCGTGCTGATGCTGATTCTTTTGAATAGTTCCCAAGTAGTCGCACAGCTGGTCTGGTGGCAACCGGGGCAATCTCATGTTTTGGTACCAGATCCTGACCGCGCCTTGATTCATTTTTCAGGAGGAATGTCGGCGACTGATGAGCGAATGCTACACCAATCGGGGATTTCAGGCTCGCAAACCTTCAATCTAGGAAATCGTGGCTTGGCTATGTTGGAAGGCAAAGCTATGCGGTCCCTGAATCACATATTGGCACAAACCAATAGCAGAAGCGAAGGCCCAATACAAAGTTTTCCGGGTTATCTCCTAGACGGAAATCCTGTCTGGCTCTCCAATCGCCTATTGTTGGAAGTTAAAGCAGGGGTTGACCCAGAGGAGATACAAATACTGCTCGGGGAAGGGAAGCAGGGTACGACTCCCGGTGGAATCACCTATGCAGAATACCCTACCGCCGAAGAAGCCCTGATGATTTCGCAGGAACTGGTGAAGGGAAGTTGGGTTGAATGGGCGCATCCAGATATGTGGGTGCAATCTCAGAAACACTCCTTGAACAATGCTCCTCGCTGCGAACCCAATGATCCCTATTGGAACTTGCAATATTACGCCCACAACGAAGGCAACTATAGCTTTTTCATTTATCCCTACATGCGCTCGCTGGAAGATCTGGATGTAGATGCCCCCGAAGCATGGTGCATCACCAAAGGGAGTTCCGATCTCATCGTTGCAGTCATTGATGAAGGCGTCGAAGCTCATGAAGATCTGGAGGACGATGCCACCGGAGAATCTCGGGTTCTAAACGGCTATTCTGCTGTGGAGCCCACCAATACGACTGGCGCTCCTTTTACCAACGATGCAGCGCACGGTCAGGCCGTATCAGGGATCATTGCAGCATCGCACAATGATCTGGGCGTGGCTGGAATCGCTCCCGAAGTCAAAGTTCTTCCAATCCATGTCTATATCGATCCGCCATCCTTGGCATCGGAGTTCGCCGACGCAATCCAGTATGCCTGGCAAAACGGAGCAGATGTCATCAACAACTCATGGACCTTGGTATCCTGCTTTGATGCCGGAACCTTCCCAGTGCTAGAAGACGCTATCGAGGATGCACGCACTTATGGCCGAAATGGTAAAGGATGCATCGTAAACTTTGCAACTGGAAATCGAGAAGCGCTCATCACCGAGACTTGCCTTTCCTATCCAGCTAATTTACCTACCACCTTCACAGCGGGAGGAATCTCTCCAACAGGCACCCTACCCGGCTGGGCCAAATACGGCTCAGAATTGGATGTAGTGGTTCCATCCAATCCGGACAACATCAGTAATGTGTTCGTGATGGATCGCATGGGCAATCTAGGATTCAACAATGATGCGATCACATACGAAGAATCCAGCAATACCAATTATTCTCGATACTTCGGAGGAAGCTCGGTCGCATGTGCCACGGTATCCGGTATCGCTGCGCTCGTACTCGCCACCAACCCCAATCTGACCGTGTCTGAGGTGGAATCCATCTTGAGATCTAGCGCCACGGATGTAGGTTCCACAGGCAGGGACGACTTCTTTGGATATGGGATCGTCAATGCCTACGAAGCAGTACAAGCGGCTTTGGCAGTTCTTCCGGTAGAATGGGGAAAGGTTGAGGCATCTCTTATCCAATCAGATGTTGAAGTCAGCTGGTCCACCTTTTCGGAGATTCATGTCCAGCACTTCGAAGTAGAGCGTTGGAACGGGCAGCAATTTCATGCAATCGGGGAAATACCAGCCCAAGGGACGGCTTCCTCATATCGATTTGCAGATCACAATCCGCCTTTAGGGAATGCAATATACCGGATCAAAAGTGTAGACATTGATGGATCATATTCCTACTCAGAAGTGGTAGAAGTGAAAATTGGTCGAATTGGAGCGCCTGTCTGGATCGAAAGTCCCATTCAAGATGCCTTGTACATCCACTTGACAGGTGGCGATTTTTCAGCCTTGCAGATCCTCGATGTTCAAGGGAGAATCCTCCATGATTGGAAAGGGGAATTACACGTGCAGGATGAACTCATTTCTTGGCCAGTCTCAAATATGCCTGCCGGGCATTATTTCTTGAAATTCCGCCAACACGGCCTCGAGGAAGTGGTCAAGTTCGTCAAGTATTAA
- a CDS encoding tetratricopeptide repeat protein: MKTTTQALILILAILIYPPQAISQDLIARAQILLEKGKYERAIRISRQAVQEAEQVYGSNSRKAIDAKWYLGRVLHKSQMYAQAHEKMTEAMDKFLALPETSDSLKAAWLMEYGIVKIEIHHHLAAKTWLLKAATFAATSGQQKIHADILTQLARNSRLSGKSVEASSYMESALAGYSEILPADHSGWFMPLCESAAIFEDQGESLRAQKEIRKALEIADQQPMAPLSMADFLVQMGEVMFQKKQYNQAEPILFRAQELLDEHLGPHHDRSVALLKQRAEMASFQRHWCMAAERYRDLLGNGQYGRNNPIATAAAHANLGVALIHMHDYTDAERAWLKSLKHYQLVLAEDHEYILHVYRELLELYRLTGNRDKEIFILARLDRLEGMARR, translated from the coding sequence ATGAAGACTACGACTCAGGCGCTGATTCTTATCCTCGCCATTTTGATATATCCGCCCCAGGCCATCTCTCAAGATCTCATCGCTCGCGCACAGATCTTATTGGAAAAGGGCAAATATGAAAGAGCTATCCGCATCTCCCGCCAGGCGGTGCAAGAAGCGGAACAAGTTTATGGATCGAACTCCCGAAAAGCCATTGATGCAAAATGGTATCTCGGACGGGTCCTGCACAAGAGCCAGATGTATGCACAGGCTCACGAGAAGATGACAGAGGCCATGGACAAATTTTTGGCCCTACCTGAAACTTCCGACTCTCTCAAAGCAGCATGGTTGATGGAATATGGGATCGTGAAAATCGAGATCCACCATCATCTAGCAGCCAAGACATGGCTCCTCAAAGCCGCAACCTTCGCTGCCACATCCGGTCAGCAGAAAATCCATGCGGACATCTTGACTCAGCTCGCCCGAAACTCACGTCTCAGTGGCAAATCCGTGGAGGCATCTTCCTATATGGAATCTGCTTTGGCAGGCTATTCCGAAATATTGCCTGCGGATCATTCTGGTTGGTTCATGCCGCTGTGTGAATCTGCAGCCATTTTTGAGGACCAGGGAGAATCCCTACGAGCCCAAAAGGAGATCCGAAAAGCGCTGGAGATTGCAGACCAACAACCTATGGCACCTCTGTCTATGGCGGACTTTTTGGTTCAAATGGGGGAGGTGATGTTCCAGAAAAAGCAATACAATCAAGCGGAACCGATCCTCTTTCGCGCACAGGAATTGCTCGACGAGCATTTGGGGCCCCATCACGACCGTTCTGTGGCGCTTTTGAAGCAGCGGGCGGAAATGGCTTCCTTCCAACGCCACTGGTGTATGGCGGCTGAGCGGTATCGGGATTTGCTAGGGAATGGGCAATACGGCCGAAACAATCCCATAGCAACCGCGGCAGCCCATGCCAATCTGGGAGTAGCACTGATTCACATGCATGACTACACTGATGCAGAACGGGCATGGTTGAAGTCTCTCAAGCATTATCAGTTGGTTCTCGCTGAAGATCACGAATATATCCTTCACGTCTATCGCGAATTGCTTGAGCTTTATAGGCTGACTGGAAATCGCGACAAAGAGATATTCATCCTCGCCCGATTGGACCGATTGGAAGGGATGGCTCGGAGATAG